A window of the Arachis duranensis cultivar V14167 chromosome 5, aradu.V14167.gnm2.J7QH, whole genome shotgun sequence genome harbors these coding sequences:
- the LOC107489219 gene encoding uncharacterized protein LOC107489219, whose protein sequence is MDVYREIYNTEKIPPPHPIKHKRGGGNRTEYCEYHQIYRHSTNECFDLKNVIERLAREGRLDWFLASKTERPRKRRREEEMERVERPHHTPKRHVHMINGGFARGGISKSSCKRHLKEVYHVGGGDRSADLPNITFFQDAVGIIPGHDDPMVITMILANANLHQTLVDQGSSSDILFKSAFNKLGLQDKELRAYPNSLFGLGDTPIQLLGYISLHTTFGKGTRSRTVNIDYIVVDVNSAYNAPIGQRTLNQLTTVVFTPHLCMKFPIPEGIDTIKGDQKIARRCYNESLNLKGDPKGEEINTIKLEGVQAREEL, encoded by the coding sequence atggatgtatacagagagatatacaacactgagaagatcccaccgCCTCACCCGATTAAAcacaaaaggggaggaggaaatcggacaGAGTACTGCGAATACCACCAAATCTATAGGCATTCTACCAATGAGTGCTTTgacctaaagaatgtcatagaaagaTTGGCACGAGAAGGGCGACTAGACTGGTTCTTAGCCAGTAAGACGGAGCGAccgagaaagagaagaagggaagaagagatGGAACGAGTTGAACGCCCCCACCACACCCCCAAGAGACACGTtcatatgataaatggaggattcgcaagaggagggatctctaaatcatcatGCAAAAGACACCTTAAAGAGGTGTACCATGTCGGAGGAGGAGACAGGTCGGCCGACCTTCCCAATATCACCTTCTTTCAAGATGCTGTGGGCATCATCCCAGGGCATGATGATCCCATGGTTATTACCATGATACTGGCCAATGCTAATCTTCATCAAACActggtagaccaaggaagctcttCGGATATCTTGTTTAAATCCGCCTTCAACAAGCTCGGTCTACAAGATaaagagctcagagcatatccgaatAGCTTGTTCGGACTGGGAGACACTCCAATCCAACTACTTGGATATATCTCACTgcacacaacctttggaaaaggaacTCGGTCCAGGACAGTTAACATAGACTACATAGTAGTCGATGTGAACTCAGCTTATAATGCCCCAATAGGTCAGAGAACGCTAAACCAGCTCACCACAGTAGTCTTCACTCCACATCtgtgcatgaaattcccaattCCAGAAGGGATCGACACGATAAAGGGAGACCAAAAAATTGCGCGGcgctgttacaatgaaagtctgAACCTTAAAGGTGACCCCAAAGGGGAGGAAATCAACACTATCAAACTGGAGGGAGTTCAAGCTCGCGAGGAACTTTGA